A part of Gambusia affinis linkage group LG21, SWU_Gaff_1.0, whole genome shotgun sequence genomic DNA contains:
- the LOC122824087 gene encoding myelin-associated glycoprotein-like, whose amino-acid sequence MEGCSSEMAAFSQNMLTVSVLLSVFLLSGVQAGCGYKKTNLSITAPKKIEALNGSCLLIPCSFREIPEKSEETFDNKKEIFGVWIKSDPAFGKNLKNVIYNSSLSQNKYAVKISGNLREKNCTSVFSNVNSNQTDKYFFRIEKGPLRATAECDPVHITVRDSAWSPRIEISSEMKEKNSVTVTCSALTPCPQSPPELTWNLQPNPPRQMERNTNGTFTATIQQDISLSEIHDGYNIFCSARYPVDEGEHKTGNTDVTLSVFYAPKETLAARWVGLLCSSRVNPPISCSTWVENSTYKARIVTKGDVKLIVFGGEVDCYEDSDKNKKLLIPLITVTIVAVLVFLVLWLCEMLEKTQMQSQRRFLKSRRTAVQHNQTEAPEEPGVLASLDGVLQPPSNETQGELHYEDVNFRKKPTCASESTSRDQQETLYAQVKVSEPKKGPTQTADSSDPLYSTVFPLSSVVVKTT is encoded by the exons ATGGAGGGATGTAGCAGTGAGATGGCAGCCTTCTCCCAGAATATGCTGACAGTCAGTGTGTTACTGAGTGTCTTCTTACTGTCAG GAGTTCAGGCTGGATGTGGatataagaaaacaaacctcagCATTACTGCACCAAAGAAGATAGAAGCTCTGAATGGATCCTGTTTGTTAATCCCATGTAGCTTTAGAGAAATACCAGAGAAATCAGAAGAAACGTTTGAcaacaagaaagaaatatttggaGTTTGGATTAAAAGTGATCCAGCATTTGgaaagaatctgaaaaatgtgatttacaacAGCAGTCTGTCTCAAAACAAATATGCAGTGAAGATTTCTGGAAACCTGAGAGAGAAGAACTGCACCAGTGTGTTTTCTAATGTAAACTCAAATCAAACAGACAAATACTTCTTCAGGATTGAGAAAGGGCCGTTAAGAGCAACAGCTGAATGTGATCCTGTTCATATAACAGTTAGAG ATTCCGCTTGGAGCCCCAGGATTGAAATCTCAAGTGAAATGAAGGAGAAGAACTCTGTCACCGTAACGTGCTCAGCTCTCACTCCCTGTCCACAATCACCTCCTGAACTCACCTGGAACCTCCAACCAAACCCTCCCAGACAGATGGAGAGGAACACAAATGGAACGTTTACAGCTACAATCCAGCAGGACATCAGTCTGTCAGAGATCCACGATGGATACAACATCTTCTGTTCTGCCAGATATCCTGTGGATGAAGGAGAACACAAGACAGGAAATACAGATGTGACTCTCAGTGTTTTCT ATGCTCCCAAAGAAACCTTAGCAGCTAGATGGGTGGGGCTGCTTTGCTCCAGCAGAGTCAATCCTCCCATCAGCTGCTCCACCTGGGTTGAAAACAGTACATATAAAGCCAGGATAGTAACTAAAGGAGACGTCAAATTAATAGTCTTTGGGGGAGAAGTCGATTGCTATGAGGACTCTG ataaaaacaagaaactgctGATTCCCCTCATTACAGTGACCATTGTGGCTGTGCTCGTCTTCCTGGTTCTATG GTTGTGTGAAATGTTGGAGAAGACCCAAATGCAGAGTCAGAGGCG gTTTTTGAAGTCCAGACGAACTGCTGTACAACACAATCAG ACCGAAGCACCTGAGGAGCCTGGTGTTCTTGCATCTTTAGATGGTGTTCTTCAACCACCATCTAATGAAACGCAGGGAGAGCTTCACTATGAGGATGTGAACTTCAGAAAGAAACCTACCTGTGCATCAGAGAGTACCAGTAGAGACCAGCAGGAGACGCTGTACGCTCAGGTCAAAGTGTCTGAGCCAAAGAAAGGACCAACTCAGACTGCTGACAGCTCAGATCCTCTCTACTCTACG GTGTTTCCTTTaagcagtgttgtagtcaagactACCTAA